The following proteins come from a genomic window of Daphnia carinata strain CSIRO-1 chromosome 8, CSIRO_AGI_Dcar_HiC_V3, whole genome shotgun sequence:
- the LOC130700491 gene encoding platelet-activating factor acetylhydrolase-like, whose amino-acid sequence MALPHCYNGKTHLPIPSGKYVVGCTDMMTGGDTENGSFCRIFYPTKLEDPYEYSSRWAKYLPHEMYVEGFTKAGGFRIYFLGKRLISWAFGNSYIPVVEDADPSDERNFPVIIFSHGLKACRTTYSIFCSDMASHGFIVAAIEHRDGSACLSYNLEREGNNKSLVEKWIAYKSTSFEGEELAFRQQQLQIRTRECSQTLDLLFKLNEGAQIEHTLQPTIDFAMFKGIMDVSSPIIAGHSFGSATLLRTLGADKRFKVGLAMDAWLWPLKDEIELAQNIAQPVLFINSEGFQTVPNLNTMKLFIVDADHTERRVVTLKGSVHYSQNDVPCLLPWYIRRFTYHSAIDPLVAIELNNRISLLYLRKHLGHPVDKELSKLVELHADLVDEGIP is encoded by the exons ATGGCATTACCGCATTGTTACAATGGCAAAACGCATCTACCAATCCCTTCGG GGAAATACGTCGTCGGTTGCACTGATATGATGACTGGGGGGGACACGGAGAATGGCTCGTTCTGTCGCATTTTCTACCCTACGAAATTAGAAGATCCTTAC GAATACTCTTCCCGCTGGGCAAAATACCTTCCCCACGAAATGTACGTCGAGGGTTTCACTAAGGCCGGTGGATTCCGAATTTATTTCCTGGGCAAAAGACTCATTTCATGGGCGTTCG GAAATTCGTACATTCCGGTAGTGGAAGATGCTGATCCATCGGATGAACGAAATTTCCCCGTGATAATATTTTCTCACGGTCTGAAAGCTTGCCGAACGACCTACTCTATTTTCTGTTCTGACATGGCTTCCCATGGGTTCATCGTGGCAGCCATTGAACACAG AGACGGGTCTGCGTGCCTCAGTTATAATTTGGAACGTGAAGGGAACAATAAATCGCTGGTCGAGAAATGGATCGCGTACAAGTCGACGTCTTTCGAAGGCGAGGAACTCGCCTTCCGGCAACAACAATTGCAAATTCGTACCCGCGAATGCAGTCAAACTCTTGATTTACTTTTCAAATTGAACGAAGGCGCCCAAATTGAACACACCCTTCAACCGACGATAGATTTCGCCATGTTTAAG GGCATCATGGATGTGAGTTCGCCTATTATCGCGGGTCATTCTTTTGGTTCGGCGACTCTACTACGCACGTTAGGCGCCGACAAACGCTTCAA AGTTGGTCTTGCCATGGACGCGTGGCTGTGGCCACTCAAAGACGAAATCGAATTGGCTCAAAATATAGCCCAACCCGTTTTGTTTATCAATTCGGAAGGTTTTCAAACTGTTCCCAATCTGAACACGATGAAACTTTTCATTGTCGACGCCGATCACACAGAGCGTCGCGTCGTGACTTTAAA GGGTAGCGTTCACTACAGCCAAAATGACGTGCCTTGCTTATTACCGTGGTACATTCGCCGTTTTACATATCACTCGGCCATCGATCCCTTGGTGGCCATCGAACTCAACAACCGAATTAGCCTCCTCTACTTGCGCAAGCATTTGG GCCATCCAGTGGACAAAGAGCTTTCGAAATTGGTGGAACTGCACGCGGATTTGGTCGACGAAGGAATTCCCTAG
- the LOC130700074 gene encoding platelet-activating factor acetylhydrolase-like — translation MEVPYSYNGKTHTPIPSGKFVVGCTDVVEDGCLLRLFYPTNLQNIYENSARWANWIPHRKYVEGYAIVRRLIPRLGKILISWAFGKPYIPVVMDAEPCTKQQFPVIVFSHGLTACRTTYSTFCSDVSSHGFIVAAIEHRDGSACMSYSIDKEANKGPLMKWIPYKPMQFEKDDMPLRQQQLQIRIGECSQTLDLLFKLNEGTEHTPQSSVNLGAFKSVMDLSSPVIAGHSFGSTTLLRTLATDKRYKIGLAMDAWMWPLKDELELTRNIQQPVLFVNSETFQTSANLEIMKRFVADYAERSVLTLRGSIHDNQNDVPYLLPWYIRRFTYHSAVHPLLAIQLNNCISLGYLRQSLGHPLDDEHPKLLEHYAQWIYHGIP, via the exons ATGGAAGTGCCCTATTCTTATAACGGCAAGACGCACACGCCGATTCCTTCag GGAAATTTGTGGTTGGCTGTACCGATGTGGTAGAAGACGGTTGTTTACTGCGCCTCTTTTATCCTACTAACCTCCAAAATATCTAT gaaaactctGCCCGATGGGCAAATTGGATACCCCATCGCAAGTACGTAGAGGGTTACGCAATCGTTCGCAGATTGATCCCACGGCTTGGCAAAATACTCATATCATGGGCATTCG GAAAGCCTTACATCCCTGTAGTGATGGACGCAGAGCCATGTACTAAACAGCAATTTCCCGTCATTGTTTTTTCACACGGTCTGACTGCATGTCGAACGACCTATTCCACTTTCTGTTCAGATGTTTCTTCCCATGGATTTATAGTGGCAGCCATCGAACACAG AGATGGATCTGCTTGTATGAGTTACAGCATCGATAAAGAAGCAAATAAAGGTCCTCTCATGAAATGGATTCCCTACAAGCCAATGCAATTTGAAAAGGATGATATGCCATTACGCCAACAACAATTACAAATTCGCATCGGAGAATGCAGTCAGACCCTCGATTTGCTTTTCAAACTCAACGAGGGAACTGAACACACACCGCAATCTTCAGTGAATCTCGGAGCATTCAAG AGCGTGATGGATTTGAGCTCGCCAGTCATTGCGGGACATTCTTTCGGTTCGACTACGCTGCTCAGAACATTGGCCACCGACAAGCGCTACAA AATTGGATTGGCCATGGATGCGTGGATGTGGCCGCTAAAAGACGAACTAGAACTAACTCGAAACATTCAACAGCCCGTTTTGTTTGTCAACTCGGAAACGTTTCAAACTTCGGCCAACCTCGAGATCATGAAACGTTTCGTAGCGGATTACGCGGAACGTAGTGTCCTTACTCTGAG AGGAAGCATTCACGATAATCAGAATGACGTGCCCTATTTATTGCCTTGGTACATCCGTCGTTTTACTTATCATTCCGCCGTCCATCCCTTGCTGGCCATACAGTTGAACAATTGCATTTCATTGGGTTACCTTCGTCAATCTTTGG GACATCCGCTGGATGACGAACATCCAAAGCTGTTGGAGCATTACGCACAATGGATTTACCATGGAATTCCCTAG
- the LOC130700063 gene encoding D(5)-like dopamine receptor, with the protein MKSSWINESLLLVAPATVATTEGESSKQDVTNKSLNDKDLNNVTDAISGDVQLAARVAMGIGLYMLAMVTCVGNGMVIHAIRTEKRLRKVSNLFIMSLAVADLVVGVFVMPISAIYVLTDRWYFGAWMCDAWLSIDYCASTASIFNLFVLSLDRYWSITSPLKYLRRRTKKRAFLMIAAAWTLSLLWILPVTGWSSMTDGIKLNSSPDSCDTEFADNITFKVTAAVANFYVPTLSMLYIYGRIFRTIRQRSRNDLGEVTVSTARRRPHQAPAIVSDHGDSTSLQAMETEDDVVEDQSNMRVLERGISTMARSWNHVSGKFKWYSHRTSPGALQAAGSSRKLRADRSILDFYESLTLMELHGSDGGLDSAMQSTTHYIDVQVKVEYVDDVIDGRSSRHRLDSEKVSNRRQQQQVCRQSTKSNNHQGGMATPAIPSVLISQKERKAARQLGVIVCAFMVCWLPYFIVFLVVAVCPDCIGDTLFKITLWLGYINSTLNPVLYPLCNANFRRAFAKMLNRTCTCCRNSAFQRSQTYPLSGPPLPQSQQSRF; encoded by the exons ATGAAGTCATCGTGGATCAACGAGTCGCTACTTCTTGTTGCACCTGCGACAGTGGCAACAACAGAAG gCGAAAGCAGTAAACAAGATGTGACCAACAAAAGTCTAAACGACAAAGATTTGAATAATGTGACGGACGCTATTAGCGGCGACGTCCAACTGGCGGCACGTGTGGCGATGGGCATTGGTCTCTACATGTTGGCGATGGTGACTTGCGTCGGAAACGGTATGGTCATCCACGCGATCCGCACAGAGAAACGTCTCAGAAAA gtatcCAACTTGTTCATCATGAGTTTGGCCGTTGCTGATTTGGTTGTCGGAGTGTTCGTCATGCCCATCAGTGCCATCTACGTCCTAACAG ATCGGTGGTACTTTGGCGCCTGGATGTGCGATGCTTGGCTGTCAATCGACTATTGCGCCAGCACGGCATCCATCTTTAACCTGTTTGTGCTCAGTCTGGATCGTTACTGGTCAATTACATCGCCGCTAAAATACCTCAGAAGGCGGACAAAGAAACGCGCCTTTCTCATGATTGCCGCCGCATGGACACTCAGCCTACTATGGATTTTGCCCGTCACTGGATGGTCCAGCATGACGGACGGAATCAAGCTCAACTCATCGCCAGATTCTTGCGACACGGAATTCGCTGATAACATCACCTTCAAA GTGACGGCTGCTGTAGCCAATTTCTATGTGCCAACGCTATCGATGCTGTACATTTATGGGCGAATCTTCCGCACCATCCGCCAACGGAGTCGTAACGATTTGGGTGAAGTGACAGTTTCAACGGCTCGCAGACGGCCTCATCAAGCCCCTGCAATCGTTTCGGACCACGGCGACTCGACAAGCCTCCAGGCTATGGAGACGGAAGACGATGTCGTCGAGGATCAGTCCAATATGAGAGTGTTGGAGCGGGGCATTTCTACAATGGCCCGAAGCTGGAACCACGTAAGCGGGAAATTCAAATGGTACAGTCACAGGACTTCGCCTGGAGCGCTACAAGCAGCTGGTTCGTCTCGCAAGCTCCGCGCAGACCGTTCAATCTTAGATTTTTACGAAAGCTTGACATTAATGGAACTGCACGGAAGTGATGGGGGATTGGACAGTGCGATGCAGAGTACAACACATTACATCGACGTGCAAGTCAAGGTTGAGTATGTGGACGACGTCATAGATGGTCGATCAAGTAGACATCGATTAGACAGCGAAAAAGTTAGCAACAGacgacagcaacaacaagtTTGCAGACAGTCTACAAAGTCCAACAACCATCAGGGCGGAATGGCAACTCCAGCCATTCCATCTGTGCTGATTTcgcagaaagaaagaaaagctgcTCGACAACTGGGCGTCATTGTGTGCGCTTTCATGGTTTGCTGGCTGCCTTACTTTATAGTGTTCCTCGTCGTGGCCGTTTGCCCGGACTGCATCGGCGACACGCTATTCAAAATCACTCTCTGGCTAGGCTACATCAATTCGACCCTCAATCCGGTCCTTTATCCGCTCTGCAACGCCAATTTCCGACGAGCGTTTGCAAAAATGTTGAACAGGACTTGCACATGCTGCCGCAATTCGGCCTTCCAGCGAAGTCAAACCTATCCGCTGTCCGGCCCACCTCTTCCGCAGAGTCAGCAATCGCGATTCTGA
- the LOC130700072 gene encoding tRNA:m(4)X modification enzyme TRM13 homolog isoform X1, with product MALSNNTTAMTCAYFLQTKKRYCRMSVKPGRKFCGEHASLDAANQVCPTSAAKYARTPCPYDPNHSCFVSQLTKHMEKCNSKPKPLPEYIKENINVVDNNEEIKVNLGTLSDEELLAIIARISKIHSEFVGDLPVSVGRHPVLEPTLASLTESRGSWRHVFQSSSILYNMAKLGVLTSGETRSTYVEFGSGRGQLSYAVGQAVNLETDALLMIDKSSPRHKHDNRYKVDGESHASIHRVRADIADVDLGQVPLVRNDTKRLVGIGKHLCGAATDLALNCLHRANNPNGLVQGVCIALCCHHQCTWRHYVGKAFFKELNLSQTDFAIMRAMTSWAVCGSRQAKEHSDPIGENEAKTSILPGRYAAMGLDIERRENIGRQCKQIIDRGRVEFLSSWPLQAKLLYYVEPDISPENVLLLAHAS from the exons ATGGCTTTGTCCAACAATACAACAGCAATGACGTGCGCGTACTTCTTACAGACAAAGAAAAGATATTGCCGCATGTCGGTTAAGCCGGGACGAAAGTTCTGCGGGGAACATGCGTCCTTGGATGCTGCAAACCAAGTCTGCCCTACTTCCGCTGCTAAATATGCACGAACGCCCTGTCCCTACGATCCAAATCA TTCATGTTTTGTATCACAATTGACGAAGCACATGGAGAAGTGCAACTCGAAACCCAAACCACTGCCAGAATATATAAAGGAAAACATAAATGTCGTTGACAACAATGAGGAGATCAAAGTCAATCTTGGAACTCTGTCAGATGAGGAACTACTAGCCATCATTGCCCGGATTTCCAAGATCCATTCAG AATTTGTGGGAGACCTGCCAGTGTCTGTTGGGCGTCATCCAGTGCTAGAACCCACACTTGCTTCGCTGACGGAGAGTCGAGGAAGTTGGCGTCACGTATTCCAGAGTTCTTCCATTCTTTACAATATGGCCAAACTTGGTGTTTTGACGTCTGGGGAAACGAGGAGCACATATGTCGAATTCGGCTCAGGCAGAG GACAGTTGAGTTACGCGGTAGGTCAGGCGGTTAACCTGGAAACGGACGCTTTGCTGATGATCGACAAGTCGTCACCCAGGCATAAACACGACAACCGCTACAAGGTGGACGGGGAAAGCCATGCTTCCATCCACCGAGTACGAGCCGACATTGCTGATGTGGATTTGGGACAGGTGCCGCTCGTCCGCAACGACACAAAAAGGCTTGTCGGAATCGGCAAACATTTGTGTGGAGCAGCGACAG atttagCGTTAAATTGCCTCCATAGAGCCAATAATCCAAATGGATTGGTACAAGGAGTTTGCATAGCTCTTTGCTGCCATCATCAGTGCACCTGGCGACATTACGTCGGGAAAGCTTTCTTTAAG GAATTAAATCTGAGCCAGACGGATTTTGCTATCATGAGAGCCATGACGAGCTGGGCAGTATGCGGATCACGCCAGGCCAAAGAACACAGCGATCCTATTGGAGAGAATGAGGCCAAAACCAGCATTTTACCCGGAAGATACGCAGCCATGGGTTTGGATATCGAACGCCGGGAAAATATCGGACGCCAGTGCAAACAAATCATTGACCGTGGCCGAGTTGAATTTCTGTCTTCGTGGCCACTTCAGGCCAAGCTTTTGTACTACGTCGAGCCGGACATTTCTCCTGAGAATGTTCTCTTGCTTGCGCATGCTTCGTaa
- the LOC130700072 gene encoding tRNA:m(4)X modification enzyme TRM13 homolog isoform X3, translating into MEKCNSKPKPLPEYIKENINVVDNNEEIKVNLGTLSDEELLAIIARISKIHSEFVGDLPVSVGRHPVLEPTLASLTESRGSWRHVFQSSSILYNMAKLGVLTSGETRSTYVEFGSGRGQLSYAVGQAVNLETDALLMIDKSSPRHKHDNRYKVDGESHASIHRVRADIADVDLGQVPLVRNDTKRLVGIGKHLCGAATDLALNCLHRANNPNGLVQGVCIALCCHHQCTWRHYVGKAFFKELNLSQTDFAIMRAMTSWAVCGSRQAKEHSDPIGENEAKTSILPGRYAAMGLDIERRENIGRQCKQIIDRGRVEFLSSWPLQAKLLYYVEPDISPENVLLLAHAS; encoded by the exons ATGGAGAAGTGCAACTCGAAACCCAAACCACTGCCAGAATATATAAAGGAAAACATAAATGTCGTTGACAACAATGAGGAGATCAAAGTCAATCTTGGAACTCTGTCAGATGAGGAACTACTAGCCATCATTGCCCGGATTTCCAAGATCCATTCAG AATTTGTGGGAGACCTGCCAGTGTCTGTTGGGCGTCATCCAGTGCTAGAACCCACACTTGCTTCGCTGACGGAGAGTCGAGGAAGTTGGCGTCACGTATTCCAGAGTTCTTCCATTCTTTACAATATGGCCAAACTTGGTGTTTTGACGTCTGGGGAAACGAGGAGCACATATGTCGAATTCGGCTCAGGCAGAG GACAGTTGAGTTACGCGGTAGGTCAGGCGGTTAACCTGGAAACGGACGCTTTGCTGATGATCGACAAGTCGTCACCCAGGCATAAACACGACAACCGCTACAAGGTGGACGGGGAAAGCCATGCTTCCATCCACCGAGTACGAGCCGACATTGCTGATGTGGATTTGGGACAGGTGCCGCTCGTCCGCAACGACACAAAAAGGCTTGTCGGAATCGGCAAACATTTGTGTGGAGCAGCGACAG atttagCGTTAAATTGCCTCCATAGAGCCAATAATCCAAATGGATTGGTACAAGGAGTTTGCATAGCTCTTTGCTGCCATCATCAGTGCACCTGGCGACATTACGTCGGGAAAGCTTTCTTTAAG GAATTAAATCTGAGCCAGACGGATTTTGCTATCATGAGAGCCATGACGAGCTGGGCAGTATGCGGATCACGCCAGGCCAAAGAACACAGCGATCCTATTGGAGAGAATGAGGCCAAAACCAGCATTTTACCCGGAAGATACGCAGCCATGGGTTTGGATATCGAACGCCGGGAAAATATCGGACGCCAGTGCAAACAAATCATTGACCGTGGCCGAGTTGAATTTCTGTCTTCGTGGCCACTTCAGGCCAAGCTTTTGTACTACGTCGAGCCGGACATTTCTCCTGAGAATGTTCTCTTGCTTGCGCATGCTTCGTaa
- the LOC130700072 gene encoding tRNA:m(4)X modification enzyme TRM13 homolog isoform X2: MEKCSCFVSQLTKHMEKCNSKPKPLPEYIKENINVVDNNEEIKVNLGTLSDEELLAIIARISKIHSEFVGDLPVSVGRHPVLEPTLASLTESRGSWRHVFQSSSILYNMAKLGVLTSGETRSTYVEFGSGRGQLSYAVGQAVNLETDALLMIDKSSPRHKHDNRYKVDGESHASIHRVRADIADVDLGQVPLVRNDTKRLVGIGKHLCGAATDLALNCLHRANNPNGLVQGVCIALCCHHQCTWRHYVGKAFFKELNLSQTDFAIMRAMTSWAVCGSRQAKEHSDPIGENEAKTSILPGRYAAMGLDIERRENIGRQCKQIIDRGRVEFLSSWPLQAKLLYYVEPDISPENVLLLAHAS; the protein is encoded by the exons aTGGAGAAATG TTCATGTTTTGTATCACAATTGACGAAGCACATGGAGAAGTGCAACTCGAAACCCAAACCACTGCCAGAATATATAAAGGAAAACATAAATGTCGTTGACAACAATGAGGAGATCAAAGTCAATCTTGGAACTCTGTCAGATGAGGAACTACTAGCCATCATTGCCCGGATTTCCAAGATCCATTCAG AATTTGTGGGAGACCTGCCAGTGTCTGTTGGGCGTCATCCAGTGCTAGAACCCACACTTGCTTCGCTGACGGAGAGTCGAGGAAGTTGGCGTCACGTATTCCAGAGTTCTTCCATTCTTTACAATATGGCCAAACTTGGTGTTTTGACGTCTGGGGAAACGAGGAGCACATATGTCGAATTCGGCTCAGGCAGAG GACAGTTGAGTTACGCGGTAGGTCAGGCGGTTAACCTGGAAACGGACGCTTTGCTGATGATCGACAAGTCGTCACCCAGGCATAAACACGACAACCGCTACAAGGTGGACGGGGAAAGCCATGCTTCCATCCACCGAGTACGAGCCGACATTGCTGATGTGGATTTGGGACAGGTGCCGCTCGTCCGCAACGACACAAAAAGGCTTGTCGGAATCGGCAAACATTTGTGTGGAGCAGCGACAG atttagCGTTAAATTGCCTCCATAGAGCCAATAATCCAAATGGATTGGTACAAGGAGTTTGCATAGCTCTTTGCTGCCATCATCAGTGCACCTGGCGACATTACGTCGGGAAAGCTTTCTTTAAG GAATTAAATCTGAGCCAGACGGATTTTGCTATCATGAGAGCCATGACGAGCTGGGCAGTATGCGGATCACGCCAGGCCAAAGAACACAGCGATCCTATTGGAGAGAATGAGGCCAAAACCAGCATTTTACCCGGAAGATACGCAGCCATGGGTTTGGATATCGAACGCCGGGAAAATATCGGACGCCAGTGCAAACAAATCATTGACCGTGGCCGAGTTGAATTTCTGTCTTCGTGGCCACTTCAGGCCAAGCTTTTGTACTACGTCGAGCCGGACATTTCTCCTGAGAATGTTCTCTTGCTTGCGCATGCTTCGTaa
- the LOC130700058 gene encoding transient receptor potential protein-like has product MAPMKGSESREGLVSQGSQQSLISLKEDPQFVMGPPVESILKNEEKRYLLLVERGDFNGVRSLLQDYKDRPDDLNINCTDPLGRTSLVIAIENESFELIEVLLDAGINVSDGLLHAISEDYVEAVELLLEWEERNHKEGTPYSWETLDSENATFTPDITPLILAAHRNNYEILKLLLDRGAALPMPHDVRCGCDECMASSKADSLRHSRSRINAYRALASPSLIALSSKDPILTAFELSKELSRMSIIESEFTVDYKQLEQQCQKFATSLLDHVRSSYELETLLNYSHDSEDVWEPGERQTLDRLELAIKYTQKDFVAHANVQQLLGAIWYQGLPGFRRRSALGQIIDTIKIAAKFPIYSMLYMIAPASDKGSFIKKPFVKFICHSASYLFFLSLLGLASQRVEYVLIEWFGTDWMQEILEDWKRRERGSIPGPIELFIMLYIGGHIWAEAKALWSDGLIEYILDPWNLIDFTSNSFFTAWIFLRAVAWFIVQREQWAGQNPWYPREEWSPFDPMLISEGMFGAAMIFSYLKTVHVFSISPHLGPLQISLGRIIIDIIKFFFIYMLVLIAFGCGLNQLMWYYADLTKKKCFCLPDGGPDWENEEEACFFWRRFANLFETSQSLFWASFGLVDLQSFELTGIKSFTRFWGLLMFGSYSMINIIVLLNMLIAMMSNSYAAIASKSDTEWKFARSKLWLSYFDDGATVPPPFNVMPTPKSLLNLCKKKQTQAAKEKSLQKAEIRHMEVMRLLVRRYVTAEQKKSEEMGVTEDDVNEIKQDISSFRFELLDILRNNGMKCGEAEKGNAAGKKGRLRERRLKKGFQIGMVEDLISSVIANAASEKGPVDVFGKIAKVMASRSSSKMKKRNEWNAMAASRASIKRNPIGSKAQSNQRWSQQSLRRSIIESERADLLSMDPDRIVEYNPRLKEYTPATRVAYAKFKRNTLGVINESNKEPDSEKNKRQRKSNVSLKKLASDPDMKTKIAAAGIVTETESAPAQNSVIGKPLQPSEVILEENEAVTPVPPSPKPASQTPKVPTPAPTPTPTPVPTPAPAPTPTPVPTPTPIPTPATTAPVPSPIPTVSATVAASPKPTASATVTTSPTPTPASPPTPAPSSLQPRISSRPGDRSPSSRPSSRPTTLKDGWF; this is encoded by the exons ATGG CGCCCATGAAGGGGTCCGAATCGAGGGAGGGTCTCGTTTCCCAGGGCTCTCAGCAGAGCCTG ATTAGTCTCAAAGAGGATCCGCAATTTGTGATGGGCCCGCCCGTGGAATCGATCctgaaaaacgaagagaaacgCTACTTGCTGTTGGTGGAACGCGGCGATTTCAACGGTGTCCGCAG TTTGTTGCAGGATTACAAAGATCGTCCCGACGATTTGAATATCAATTGCACCGATCCGCTTGGACGAACATCGCTCGTCATCGCTATCGAGAACGAAAGTTTCGAGCTGATTGAAGTCCTGCTCGATGCTGGCATCAACGTGTCAGACGGTCTACTTCATGCCATCAGCGAAGACTACGTCGAAGCCGTCGAATTGCTTCTCGAATGGGAAGAAAGGAATCATAAAGAAGGCACCCCCTAC AGCTGGGAAACTCTGGATAGCGAGAATGCCACTTTTACGCCCGATATAACCCCGCTAATCCTGGCTGCTCATCGAAACAACTACGAGATTCTCAAATTGTTGCTGGATCGTGGAGCTGCGTTGCCCATGCCTCACGACGTCCG GTGCGGATGCGATGAATGTATGGCATCCAGCAAAGCTGATTCCCTGAGACATTCGCGTTCCAGGATCAACGCTTATCGGGCTCTTGCGTCGCCCTCCCTTATCGCCCTGTCCAGCAAAGATCCCATTCTAACGGCTTTCGAACTGAGTAAAGAACTTTCCCGCATGTCCATCATTGAATCCGAGTTCACCGTTGACTACAAG CAATTGGAACAACAGTGCCAAAAGTTTGCCACGTCTCTACTGGACCACGTCCGAAGTTCGTACGAATTGGAGACACTGTTAAATTACTCTCACGATTCGGAAGATGTTTGGGAGCCCGGAGAGCGTCAGACTCTTGATCGACTCGAACTGGCCATCAAATACACCCAAAAAGAC TTTGTGGCTCACGCCAACGTGCAACAACTGCTAGGGGCTATTTGGTATCAAGGTTTACCGGGATTCCGACGTCGCTCTGCGCTCGGCCAGATCATTGACACAATCAAAATCGCAGCCAAATTTCCGATTTACTCGATGCTTTACATGATTGCACCAGCGTCGGACAAAGGCAGTTTCATCAAGAAACCTTTCGTCAAATTCATTTGTCACTCGGCTTCCtatctcttctttctct CTCTACTCGGACTGGCTTCTCAACGCGTTGAATACGTTCTTATCGAATGGTTCGGAACGGACTGGATGCAAGAGATTCTAGAAGATTGGAAACGTCGTGAACGAGGATCTATACCCGGACCTATAGAACTATTCATTATGCTTTACATAGGCG GGCACATTTGGGCAGAGGCAAAAGCTTTATGGTCCGACGGTCTAATAGAATACATACTGGATCCATGGAACTTGATCGATTTCACCTCGAATAGCTTCTTTACTGCCTGGATTTTTCTACGAGCTGTCGCTTGGTTCATCGTTCAG AGGGAACAGTGGGCCGGACAGAATCCGTGGTATCCGCGTGAGGAATGGAGTCCATTCGACCCGATGTTGATTAGCGAGGGAATGTTTGGCGCCGCCATGATTTTCAG CTATCTGAAGACGGTGCACGTATTCTCGATCTCTCCGCATTTGGGTCCGCTTCAAATTTCTCTCGGCCGTATTATTATCGACATCATCAAGTTCTTCTTCATCTACATGTTGGTTCTCATCGCCTTTGGATGCG GTTTGAACCAATTGATGTGGTATTACGCCGATTTGACCAAGAAGAAATGCTTCTGTTTGCCAGACGGAGGTCCTGATTgggaaaacgaagaagaagcttgttttttttggcgtcGTTTTGCTAA TTTGTTCGAGACATCGCAATCACTCTTTTGGGCTAGTTTCGGTTTGGTCGATTTACAATCGTTCGAATTGACTGGTATCAAGAGCTTCACTCGTTTCTGGGGTTTGCTCATGTTCGGCTCTTATTCCATGATCAACATTATCGTGTTGCTCAACATGTTGATCGCCATGATGTCCAATTCTTATGCCGCAATTGCC TCCAAGAGTGATACCGAATGGAAATTTGCCCGTTCCAAACTTTGGCTCAGCTATTTTGATGATGGAGCCACTGTTCCACCACCGTTCAATGTGATGCCGACGCCCAAATCCTTGCTGAATCTGTGCAAGAAGAAACAAACGCAGGCAGCCAAA GAAAAGAGTTTACAAAAGGCCGAAATCAGACACATGGAAGTGATGCGACTTTTAGTCAGACGTTACG TGACGGCCGAGCAGAAGAAGAGTGAAGAAATGGGTGTAACAGAGGACGACGtcaatgaaatcaaacaagacaTTTCGTCCTTCCGTTTCGAATTATTGGATATCCTGCGCAATAACGGAATGAAGTGCGGCGAAGCCGAGAAGGGCAACGCAG CTGGAAAGAAGGGCAGACTACGCGAACGTCGTTTGAAGAAGGGCTTCCAGATTGGCATGGTCGAAGATTTGATCAGCTCCGTAATTGCCAACGCTGCGTCCGAGAAGGGCCCTGTAGATGTTTTCGGTAAGATTGCCAAAGTCATGGCATCTCGCAGCAGCTCCAAGATGAAGAAACGAAACGAGTGGAACGCAATGGCGGCTAGTAGAGCGTCCATTAAGCGGAATCCAATCGGATCTAAAGCACAGAGTAATCAAAGGTGGTCGCAACAGTCACTCCGACGATCCATTATCGAATCGGAACGAGCTGATCTCCTTTCCATGGATCCTGATCGCATTGTGGAATACAATCCGCGCCTCAAGGAATACACTCCCGCTACTCGTGTAGCCTACGCCAAGTTCAAGCGTAACACGCTAGGAGTTATCAATGAAAGCAACAAAGAACCAGATtcagaaaagaacaaacgaCAGAGAAAGTCCAACGTTTCTCTAAAGAAGTTGGCATCCGATCCGGACATGAAGACGAAAATTGCTGCTGCCGGGATAGTGACTGAAACTGAAAGTGCTCCAGCACAGAATAGCGTCATAGGTAAACCTCTTCAACCGTCCGAAGTTATTCTTGAAGAGAACGAAGCAGTCACTCCAGTCCCACCTTCTCCCAAACCTGCTTCTCAGACACCTAAAGTGCCAACTCCAGCTCCTACTCCAACGCCTACACCAGTTCCAACTCCAGCTCCTGCTCCGACTCCTACTCCAGTTCCTACTCCAACTCCTATCCCAACACCAGCCACTACTGCACCAGTTCCGTCGCCCATTCCTACGGTCTCGGCTACTGTGGCAGCATCACCCAAACCTACAGCCTCCGCCACTGTGACAACGTCACCCACTCCTACACCTGCTTCTCCTCCTACTCCAGCACCTTCCTCACTCCAGCCACGTATTTCGTCACGTCCAGGAGATCGTTCACCCTCATCTAGGCCTTCTTCTCGTCCAACGACTCTGAAAGATGGGTGGTTTTAA